In the genome of Dermacentor silvarum isolate Dsil-2018 chromosome 1, BIME_Dsil_1.4, whole genome shotgun sequence, one region contains:
- the LOC119446335 gene encoding uncharacterized protein LOC119446335 — translation MLNKTIHKAVKEIGEDEVQLCLDAKYLPVTPTDPLPSYEGATNKRLDADIEEWEVRAVLQTKNCKSASGADQVTNKALRNLNDTAIEALTKYYNQCWRTGKLPQQWKTAKTVLIPKPGKPPSIDNLRPISLTSCVGKVLEHVLLNRWQHYLEDSNIYPHTMLGFRAKLCTQDAMLLLKNEIVDRQFSTLDNRAVLGLDLQGAFDNVHHSAVLRQVSHLNMGERTFASIKDFLTNRTTRLVAGELQLPLKQLGSKGTPQGSVISPLLFNLVMIGVARRLEHVRNIKYTIYADDITLWSTGGSDSQIEAALQEAVVAVEEHLRPTGLKCSPTKSELVVISPQSARRPITQHINVVTQDGTPIPHVQTLRVLGLHLQDLNRNNVTIQKLHAKLSLATRLLKKVATRYQGMREDSLLLLTQSFAVSHISYVASFHNWKVAENMKIDAMIRKAYKTALGLYPHTNTERMLALGVHNTLKEIAEAQRTAQYHRLSQTRTGRTILQRIGINAPATTPEVAKQLPRDVIQRLRVPPLPKQMHPQVHQERRMARATVLTKGHAIDPRAYYVDVAKYPHRPNTYAAAVIAADTGVLTTSGSIRCKSPTQAEEFAIALALAIPDCRTVLSDSKPAIVNFATNNVHGTTARVCSTIARPETNVTVKWFPAHAGELDAGPNRNEEADTEAHALTSRGSPSTHSSEPQRPDAEDEEYSFTTYGDVLQWYRTSRRLYPPPHRDLQRSEAATLRQLQVQAIWTPVWAKHVCLEVYTTDICQHCNKARATQRHLLWDCAPPPGDQEAMPTAISSKIISREPGNQRDVVQHVLSILERQRPKAAPPRV, via the coding sequence ATGCTGAACAAGACCATTCACAAAGCCGTCAAAGAAATTGGAGAGGATGAGGTGCAACTATGCCTGGACGCCAAGTATCTTCCCGTAACGCCAACGGACCCACTCCCCAGCTACGAAGGGGCTACCAACAAGAGACTGGATGCCGACATCGAAGAATGGGAAGTGAGAGCGGTTCTACAAACAAAAAACTGTAAATCGGCGTCCGGAGCGGACCAAGTTACCAACAAGGCATTGAGGAACTTGAACGACACGGCAATCGAAGCCCTCACCAAGTACTACAACCAGTGCTGGCGGACGGGCAAGCtaccacaacaatggaagacCGCGAAAACGGTcctgatccccaaaccgggcaaaccACCCAGCATAGACAACCTGAGACCCATCTCTCTAacgtcgtgcgtgggcaaggtgctGGAACACGTCCTACTCAACAGATGGCAACATTATTTGGAAGACTCCAACATATATCCACATACAATGCTGGGGTTCCGGGCCAAACTGTGtacccaggacgccatgctgtTACTCAAGAACGAAATCGTGGACAGACAGTTTTCCACGTTGGATAACAGAGCGGTGCTCGGGCTGGATCTCCAGGGAGCATTCGACAACGTACACCACTCGGCCGTCCTTCGGCAGGTGTCCCACCTCAACATGGGGGAGAGGACGTTCGCTTCCATCAAAGACTTCCTGACCAACCGCACCACGCGGCTTGTGGCAGGAGAACTACAACTACCGCTCAAGCAGCTGGGGAGCAAGGGGACCccacagggctcggtgatctcccctctgttgttcaacctcgtcatgataGGCGTTGCAAGAAGATTGGAACATGTTAGAAACATCAAgtacacgatctacgcggacgacatcacgctgtggtCAACGGGAGGAAGCGACAGCCAGATCGAGGCAGCCCTCCAAGAAGCCGTCGTCGCCGTAGAAGAACACCTACGACCCACCGGACTCAAATGCTCACCAACCAAGTCGGAACTGGTAGTGATCTCACCGCAAAGTGCGCGACGCCCGATAACGCAGCACATCAACGTGGTAACCCAAGACGGAACGCCGATACCGCACGTGCAGACGCTCAGAGTTTTGGGGCTGCACCTCCAGGACCTGAACCGCAACAACGTGACGATACAGAAGCTCCACGCAAAGCTCTCGCTGGCCACCCGCTTACTCAAGAAGGTGGCCACGCGGTACCAGGGCATGAGAGAAGACAGTCTACTACTACTCACCCAGTCGTTTGCAGTCAGCCACATCTCTTACGTTGCGTCGTTCCACAATTGGAAAGTGGCGGAGAACATGAAGATTGACGCAATGATCAGAAAGGCGTACAAGACGGCCTTGGGCCTATACCCCCACACCAACACGGAACGCATGCTCGCGTTGGGCGTTCACAACACGCTTAAAGAAATCGCAGAAGCCCAGCGAACGGCGCAGTATCACCGCCTGTCCCAGACCAGGACGGGAAGAACCATACTACAACGCATCGGAATCAACGCGCCAGCGACGACCCCGGAGGTAGCAAAGCAGCTACCCCGGGACGTTATCCAAAGACTGAGGGTACCACCCTTACCGAAGCAAATGCATCCGCAAGTACACCAAGAAAGAAGAATGGCGAGAGCCACGGTCCTCACAAAGGGTCACGCCATCGATCCGCGCGCGTACTACGTGGACGTGGCGAAGTATCCCCACCGGCCAAACACGTACGCAGCAGCAGTCATCGCTGCAGACACTGGAGTACTCACAACGTCGGGAAGCATACGGTGCAAGTCGCCCACGCAAGCCGAGGAGTTTGCAATCGCACTGGCACTAGCGATCCCTGATTGCCGCACGGTCCTCAGCGACTCGAAGCCGGCAATAGTCAACTTTGCTACAAACAACGTCCATGGAACCACTGCAAGAGTATGTTCAACGATAGCAAGACCGGAAACCAACGTTACCGTCAAGTGGTTCCCTGCGCACGCCGGGGAGCTGGACGCGGGCCCGAACCGCAACGAGGAGGCAGATACGGAGGCACACGCGCTAACTAGCCGCGGGTCTCCGTCAACGCATTCCTCGGAGCCGCAACGACCCGATGCCGAAGACGAAGAGTATTCCTTCACAACCTACGGCGACGTTCTGCAGTGGTACAGAACGAGCAGGCGCCTCTACCCACCACCTCACCGAGACCTACAACGCAGCGAAGCAGCCACACTACGGCAGTTGCAAGTACAAGCCATATGGACCCCCGTATGGGCAAAGCACGTGTGCCTGGAGGTATACACCACGGATATATGCCAACACTGCAACAAGGCGCGCGCCACCCAGAGACACCTCCTCTGGGACTGTGCGCCACCGCCGGGCGACCAAGAAGCAATGCCAACTGCCATCAGCAGCAAGATCATCAGCCGAGAGCCAGGCAACCAAAGAGACGTGGTCCAGCACGTGCTTAGCATCCTGGAACGCCAGCGGCCGAAAGCGGCGCCCCCACGGGTTTGA